The Haliotis asinina isolate JCU_RB_2024 chromosome 2, JCU_Hal_asi_v2, whole genome shotgun sequence genomic interval CCTCTTTTTCTACATTCCCTTCGAAGTTCTGAAATAAACCAGTCAATTTTGATCCCTTCAATTTCGACACAAAGGTGTTTGACTGAATATAATGGCAATCGCCAAACAGTCTACAACTGAGCACCTGCTCGAGCACGAGGAGAAATAGATCTTGCTGTTTGGggatttatttttcttttttcttatttttctttcataaaaatgtaatgaaatccaTCACGGGAATGGTCCTGTCAAACGTTTTCAAGAAGAAGCTAACGAAAGGGTGTATCGTGGTAGTTGTGGTAGCCAAGCTATCACAGTGTTAAGAATGTGTGAAATTATACCAAGATCCAGTTTTCCGTCTAGTGGCAtgtttgacagtaacaaacCATAAAAATCCggattaaaattggtcttctgtaatccatgcttgtcttaaaatgcgattaacaggatcgggtggtcaggtggtcaggcttgctggcgtatttaacacatgtcatcttatccagATGGCAGACATCATGGAgctgataactggattgtctggtctagactcaattatttacagattgctgcatatagctgggatattccTTGTTtgtaaaaatcaaacaaacaaaacaaaatatattacaaaagtGAAACGGGCGATGTGTGTGTAGCGTTGTTCATTTGACCTTGATGCGAAACTGTTAACACAATGTTTCCCTGTACTGAAATGTGATTTTCCGTGGCAGAAATAGTTACGTTGTTTAGCACAGTACGCACGCACAACTGCGGGCACGGTGAGAGTGTAGCTAACTTTAATGCTATTCAACAGCGAGTGTTGACCCGATTACAGGAAGTTATATACCGAGAATAAACAATTAAGCGCCAGCCTGTTTCAGAACTAAgatgtgatgctgtggaaatgttaggctaAAATAATTGATAAGACCAATCCACATATCGAGAAGGGCCATCTAGTAACTGATTTAGGAATATCATAATCATTTCTATTTtcaattaaaggaaatattgttaaagacaTTTCAGCAAAATACCTATTCATATCCTGCTTATACAACAATTAAACGTAGGTTTCAGTTATCAAGAATGACAGTCACGTGACCACATAAGAGTCATTTCTgtgtttcacttttcaaaagacgGTAACTtgtttgaggaaaacaaaatgcctaTTTCCCAAAAGCGCACACAAGTAACTGATAATTTCCATAAAGATTTTGTTTATACTATATACCCGTtagggtccggggtagaacaagcattcaacaacccatgcttaccataaaaggcgactaagcttgtcgaaagaggcgactaatggtcaggctcgctggcagAACTGTTGTTTGGATTATTTCCGGGTTCAGAAGTTCCGTTTACCATGCAACACAAAACTATTAACACCAAGCTTTGAATTTATTAGAAATATCAACGATAATATGTACTTCCTGATTATTCTCTTTTATTGGTGATGCATACTGAGTTGAAAAGGGTCAAAGCTTCGGGTGGTTGAGGAAATTGAGATTTGCCATGACCTCATTAGCATGTATCTGTGCCGTGTCaacttcaaaagaaatgttcaggTCGAGAGGTAAAAAATTACATTCGTACCGGTAGGGAACCCATTCCAAAAGAAGATTACTAGACATAAGGCTCCGAGAAATCCTAACTTGAGGTCATGGCAGAGAATTCATAGGTCTTCATTGGGAGGACATGAGTTTTGTAAACACGTAGTGGAGGAGGGCTCATTTAGTTTGTACATGACAAGCAAGGGGGTgggggtcacttactttgtacataaatttgtAGGGAAGTGGCGATGGGTAGGTCATttaattcacattgtacatgcaactccacAATCATCATTAGTTACGGAACTACACCGAATAACCGCAATAAAACACATAACCGGTGTAACCAGtcagccagatgcattgtgaatcattatacgacctcttcaaacagggacagtctgtgactccttagttaaggtatgctgcctaaacctcgacataaaattTGGGAATATGGTGTTATTAAAGgtgaaaattcatttgtaaaaagtattttcttgtgaaacaAGGAATTCAGTGTAAGCaaagttgtttgtggtgtctattttctcACGAGAGAAAAGGTGATCGgttgaaaagtaggtcattatctgaataggttaatgagaatCATGTGTTGGTATggtacccatgaaggtccgggttaaaaTTTGCCCTTCAGTATcccctgcttgtcataagaagcggcCAAccggaccgggtggtcaggctcactgacttgcttgacacatatcattggttaccacttgtgcagatcgatagattaagccttcagcaacccgtgcttgctataaaaggtggCTAAGCATgttgtaagatgcgactaactcAGTCACTTTTTTCGGTCCAAACATAAGTAACGTAAAACTACAGAAACAACAGAACTGAATAAAGGTATGGAGCTCTTTGTAATTAGTGTTCTACATTAGTTGAGATTACATCGTTTTTATCATCTGTTCATTTCAGGAATGACAACGAACGAACTTCTCACAGTCGTCACTCTATGGTTGATCGTCCCACGGCTGCATTCACAGATCAGTGACATTAACAGGTGCGTGTACGAGAAAAACGAACGGGATCTAGTTGCCAACTGTTCGAACGGAAatttcactgctgtaccccaAGGATTTCTTAAAAATGTGACTGTCCTTGATttgtcaatgaataaaataaCAAGCATCGGaaacatgtcctttccttacCGTCTAAAGGTACACACGCTCAGTATGCATGGAAACCTGCTTACTCATCTGGACGAAGGTTCATTGAAGAATTTGCCAGAACTTTCGAAACTTGACCTTGGGAAAAACAGGATTAACTTCACATCTTTATCGCTACCGACAGGACTCTTCAGAGGTCTTCCGCTAAAACGCCTTTTAATGAGCAACATGAGTGTTAAACTGAATCAGAACTGGAAATACCCGGAGGATACATTTCTTGATCTCCACCAACTGCAAGAGCTCGCCATTGACGCTCCTGGAAACCCAACATTTGGTGTCGGATTTCTCAATATGATAAATTTACAAACTTTAACCATTAGCTTTTGTGAAAAGGAAGTCTTAAATACAAGTGCATTTGAAATTTTCAAAAAGTTAAACCTTTCAGCATTTCAGATAAATGCATGTAACAAAGGGCAGGTAGATAAAAATATTACTGATATATTTCAAGATTTGAATATCTTAGACATTAGAAATACGGTCGACACGGATCTACCCAAGAGATTGACGAGTCTTAAGAATTATGAAAACTCATCCATGCAGAGGGTTTCATTCATAGCAAACGTAGATGGTGACAAGGATCCAACTGAACATTGTTCCATTCTAACCAAAAATATGACACGTTATCTAGTCACAATGTGTGTTTCAGAGGTGTATCTTATTGGTAACCGCATACGAATTATTGAGAGAGGTACGTTGATTCAACCACCGTTTTCACAATGCCTTCAAGTTTTAGATCTCAGTCATAATATGATCCTCGAAGAGTACGGGGTACTTGAGAAGATTTTCTTTTACCCAAATTTGGTCTCATTTCACTTTGAACAATTTTTGGAAGATCTGAAACAGGCTTATCATGAAGTGTTCTATTTCTATGATACAAATTCAATTTTTCAGGACACAAATAAGATGGTATGGCCACAACATAACCCCGAAACATGCCTGTTCTCTGTAGATGCTGAGAAACTAGACAATGAAGTTATTCCACAAAGTGAAAGTAGGAAAACAGGGATTATGCCTTTGCTCTTTCCTCGAAACATGACCACACTGTATTTTGCACCAGCACTAAAACCTTTTACTAATATAGAACatgatatgtatttttttggTACTGAAAAATGGTCAAAAGCGCTCTTTTCCAATTGTTCGGTACTTGCAAAAAATGTCCATTTCTCTGGACTGGAGAACCTTCAAAGTTTGGTGATTTCTGGCAACGGATTTATGGAACTGCCAACGATATTTATGAAATCCTTCCCAAATATTCGAAATCTGTCCTTGAATCATATCACGAGAGGATTTAAGGAAATCAGTGAAAACATAGACTCCGTATTGGGCCACTTTCAACATCTTGAAAATTTGCACCTTGTAGGTAATGGCCTGTGCGATTTGCCCAGATATGTAGAGAACCTAACAAATATCAAACTAATAGATGTTTCATACAACTCAATAAAGGAACTGAGTGTTGCTACAAGAACCAGATTAGACACCGTGGCTCACAAGAAAAACTTATCGGTTAACCTTCGTGGTAATGTCCTCTCGTGTGGATGTGACTCTCTTGAATTTATTTTGTGGTCAATGGACTCAAAGGTATCATTCGTTGACAGTACACATTATACGTGTCGAAATGATAATGGGACGATAATTCGTGTGAAAGATATTGCCGATTCATTCATGAAAATGTGGAGAGAGTGCATTGCTTTGTTCTcacttttgttttcaatttgcCTCGTTTTCCTATTCCTCTTAGGAGTTTCTGTAAGTCTTCATATTGCAAGAAACATCAATGTGATAAAGCGATGGAGCGTCAAATGGTTAGGCTTGGACTTCCAGCGACATTTTCAATATGATGTGTTTGTGTACTATTCATCAAAGGAATACCCTCAGTGGGTGTGCAGCACCTTGAGACAGAAGTTGGAAGACGACAGGGATCTTCGTCTCTGTATACCAGAAAGAGATTTCGAGCCAGGAGTCTACACCTGTGAAGAGGTTCTCGGAGCAATAAATAAAAGCTGGAAGACTATAATCTATCTGACCCAGACCTTCCTTGAGGACGAACTATGCTCCTTCCGGCTTTCGTCTGCTATTTATGTAGGTGAGAACCTAACGTCTGATAGATTTATCATACTGTACTCGGATGCCGTGTTCCGACATCCGCTCCCTTCCATCATTAACCAACTTCTAGATAAGGACAACAGGTTTGCTATAGAAAGTTTCCATGACAGTTCATTATGGGACCAGCTTCACAGCAGGATCTTGAGGAAGGATTGACAGTGACATTTTTCTTTACAAAATGATACAAAAGCATCAATTCACAGTCATTTAGAATGTAACttatgttatatttaggattaGACTTTCTCGGTAGAGGACAGATTGTAGCACTTTTGTGTGGGTGAGGCCCATCCGGGACTCAAACTCACAACCTTACTTAGAGCCAGGCTCCTAATCGCAGGCACTCAAAGTCAGTTGCCCGACTTTCATTTATGATAACGCCGCGGTGCCTTACTGGGTTAGATGGTTGACTTTGTGTACTATTAGTGATTGTAATGTGTTAATGTTCTAATTGTTACCTTATCATATTCCATGTCTGCGAAGGGCATGTGTCTGTGGAGAAATGAGTGCGTGACAGAATCCCTGACCGTGTCTATtatccatgaagatcctggttagaactgacatggttgacacacgtcatcgtataccatttatgtaaatcaatgctcatgctgttgaccactgaagTGTATGGTGGAGgatattatttgcagaccgccacgGTATAGCTGACGTATTGCTGAgggcggtgttaaacaacaaccgtCCATCCATCCGAGTCAGCACCCTTTGTATAACGTTaatgtcatgtgtgtgtgtgtgtgtgtgtgtgtgtgtgtgtgtgtgtgtgtctgtgtgtatgtgcttGCGTGTGTATGTATCACATGTATATTTAAAGCGATAAATAATATAACGCAAAGAAATAATTATTGTACGGTATTTTCTATTTCGTAAATTATCCTCTGGTATATTTGATtagtttgttttgctttttaagGAACCCATTGCTTTTACTTTGACAATTCAGGTTTCTATAATCTTGTGGATCTGCATGTGCACTGCATACATGATCTGTTCCAACGTGTTATATGTACCTTTTGTAGGTTCTAATAAAATTGCCAATCCTTATTGTTGTAGGATGAACAACATTTCCGTTTACGTTTCCGAAACTTTAACTCATCCACGCCGTACTCTGGCCCTGAAACTGGCAGGCAAATACAGAGCGTGAGTGAGTATAGACAAAGACTCTGCTCCTATCAGGAAAATCACTAGCTCACTTATCCACCGCAAGCTGAAGATACGGGttctattcctcacatggggacaatgttggaagaccatttctggtgttcctcgcggggaatattgctaaaagtagcgcAAAACCCCACTTAATTAAACcaatgtggagtgagtgagttagaatgtAACGTTGCATCGATACTAAATCGTTTATCTTTATGACGCCATCAATACTGCAGTTGTTAGAGTGCAACAAATGACGGCTTCTGggcaaaacaatccagtgatttacatcATGAGCAGCTATCTACGCGACTGGGGCACGGTGACATTCATCAACAGTGAGGTGGCCTGACCACCGAGACCCGTTTTTAACCTCGACAACTATGAGGAAAATAACGCTTCCTAGTACGCGTCAAAGTAGTTGCATCAAATGCAATGCTTATAATTATATGATCAGTGATGGCACCAGGTGTTCTCAAAATCTGGAAAGCATATTATCTATTATCTACTAGTACATTGCGCACCAgtacacatgattaacacaaaacaaatatgacatcgATC includes:
- the LOC137272272 gene encoding toll-like receptor 4, translating into MTTNELLTVVTLWLIVPRLHSQISDINRCVYEKNERDLVANCSNGNFTAVPQGFLKNVTVLDLSMNKITSIGNMSFPYRLKVHTLSMHGNLLTHLDEGSLKNLPELSKLDLGKNRINFTSLSLPTGLFRGLPLKRLLMSNMSVKLNQNWKYPEDTFLDLHQLQELAIDAPGNPTFGVGFLNMINLQTLTISFCEKEVLNTSAFEIFKKLNLSAFQINACNKGQVDKNITDIFQDLNILDIRNTVDTDLPKRLTSLKNYENSSMQRVSFIANVDGDKDPTEHCSILTKNMTRYLVTMCVSEVYLIGNRIRIIERGTLIQPPFSQCLQVLDLSHNMILEEYGVLEKIFFYPNLVSFHFEQFLEDLKQAYHEVFYFYDTNSIFQDTNKMVWPQHNPETCLFSVDAEKLDNEVIPQSESRKTGIMPLLFPRNMTTLYFAPALKPFTNIEHDMYFFGTEKWSKALFSNCSVLAKNVHFSGLENLQSLVISGNGFMELPTIFMKSFPNIRNLSLNHITRGFKEISENIDSVLGHFQHLENLHLVGNGLCDLPRYVENLTNIKLIDVSYNSIKELSVATRTRLDTVAHKKNLSVNLRGNVLSCGCDSLEFILWSMDSKVSFVDSTHYTCRNDNGTIIRVKDIADSFMKMWRECIALFSLLFSICLVFLFLLGVSVSLHIARNINVIKRWSVKWLGLDFQRHFQYDVFVYYSSKEYPQWVCSTLRQKLEDDRDLRLCIPERDFEPGVYTCEEVLGAINKSWKTIIYLTQTFLEDELCSFRLSSAIYVGENLTSDRFIILYSDAVFRHPLPSIINQLLDKDNRFAIESFHDSSLWDQLHSRILRKD